In the Alkaliphilus oremlandii OhILAs genome, one interval contains:
- a CDS encoding ribonuclease HII, with the protein MPTIDIESAIWNSGYENIACCDEVGRGCLFGSVLAAAVIMPKDVIIDGVKDSKKLSHKKREQLYEIIKEKSLAIGVGTVSSEIIDKINIKNATRLAMKKAILSLKDKDGNIVAPDYILIDAEEIDVPTPQSAVIKGDDLCHGIAAASIVAKVLRDRLCQRWEEEHPNYGIGQNKGYGTKAHREALKEHGPSPMHRKSFLNKIL; encoded by the coding sequence ATGCCGACGATTGACATTGAAAGCGCTATATGGAACAGTGGATACGAAAATATCGCATGCTGCGATGAGGTGGGACGAGGCTGCTTATTTGGGTCTGTTCTAGCGGCGGCTGTGATCATGCCGAAGGATGTGATCATAGACGGTGTGAAAGACTCCAAAAAACTATCTCATAAAAAAAGAGAACAGCTGTATGAAATCATTAAAGAAAAATCACTGGCTATCGGTGTGGGAACTGTATCGTCTGAAATTATAGACAAGATTAATATTAAGAATGCCACAAGATTGGCTATGAAAAAAGCTATATTATCTTTAAAAGATAAAGATGGGAATATTGTTGCCCCAGATTATATCCTGATTGATGCAGAAGAAATTGATGTGCCCACTCCTCAAAGTGCTGTAATTAAAGGGGATGATCTCTGTCATGGAATCGCTGCGGCTTCTATTGTAGCCAAAGTTTTAAGAGATAGATTGTGTCAGAGATGGGAAGAGGAGCATCCCAATTACGGAATTGGACAAAACAAGGGATACGGTACAAAGGCTCATAGAGAGGCGTTAAAGGAACACGGCCCAAGTCCTATGCATAGAAAATCTTTCCTAAATAAAATATTATAA
- the ylqF gene encoding ribosome biogenesis GTPase YlqF — translation MNINWYPGHMKKTKELIREQLKLVDIVYELLDARIPISSRNPDVDQIIGDKPKVIILNKIDLADPRATAKWVEYFKRNSITVIPINTITGEGIRQLAEESERAIKDKMDALIKKGRRPRPARIMIVGIPNVGKSSLINKLAGRKSTQTGDRPGVTKSKQWIRLKGNMELLDTPGILWPKFEDEEVALNLAFSGAIKDEIMDTETLAYKLLEILWGNHKEKIVERYKLQDEYTTIIEIMDNIARNRGCILKGDEIDYSRISNIILDEFRSGRIGQISLEYP, via the coding sequence ATGAATATCAATTGGTATCCAGGGCATATGAAGAAAACGAAAGAGTTAATAAGAGAACAGCTAAAGCTTGTAGATATCGTTTATGAATTATTGGATGCTAGAATCCCTATCAGTAGCAGAAATCCTGACGTCGATCAGATCATAGGAGATAAACCGAAAGTAATCATATTGAATAAAATTGACTTAGCAGATCCTAGAGCTACTGCTAAATGGGTTGAATATTTTAAAAGAAATTCAATTACTGTAATACCGATTAATACTATAACTGGTGAAGGTATCCGACAATTGGCTGAGGAAAGTGAAAGGGCTATAAAAGATAAGATGGATGCCCTCATTAAAAAAGGTAGAAGACCAAGACCAGCCAGGATTATGATTGTTGGAATTCCCAATGTAGGGAAGTCATCTCTGATTAACAAATTAGCTGGTAGAAAGAGCACGCAGACGGGAGATAGACCGGGTGTTACAAAGAGCAAGCAATGGATTCGATTAAAAGGAAATATGGAATTACTAGATACACCAGGCATTTTGTGGCCAAAGTTTGAAGACGAAGAAGTTGCTTTAAATTTAGCTTTTAGTGGTGCTATTAAAGATGAAATCATGGATACTGAAACGTTAGCTTATAAACTACTAGAAATTTTATGGGGAAATCATAAAGAAAAGATTGTAGAGAGATATAAACTTCAGGATGAATATACCACAATTATAGAGATCATGGATAATATCGCTAGAAATAGGGGATGTATATTAAAAGGTGATGAAATCGATTATTCACGAATATCAAATATTATATTAGATGAGTTTAGATCTGGAAGAATTGGACAAATTTCTTTAGAATACCCATAG
- the trmD gene encoding tRNA (guanosine(37)-N1)-methyltransferase TrmD, with protein MIIKVMTLFPEMFSGPLGNSIIQRAQENRILHIQCVNIRDYAENKHKKVDDYPFGGGPGMVMTPQPIVSCYESIVKEFQDKNHVEQPKVIYLSPKGKKFDQEMAERLSEENALILLCGHYEGIDQRVIDEIVTDEISIGDYVLTGGEIPAMVLIDAVARLIPGVLSQDASFEEESFYSGLLEYPQYTRPRVFRGRSVPDVLTSGNHSKIQEWRRNQSLELTFHRRPDLLKDFILTKKDQLFLEQIKSKK; from the coding sequence ATGATTATAAAAGTTATGACTTTGTTCCCAGAGATGTTTTCTGGACCCTTAGGAAATAGCATCATTCAGCGAGCGCAAGAAAACCGTATCCTTCATATCCAATGTGTGAATATTCGTGACTACGCAGAAAACAAGCATAAAAAAGTAGATGACTATCCTTTTGGTGGAGGTCCTGGAATGGTCATGACGCCCCAACCTATCGTCTCCTGCTATGAGAGTATCGTCAAGGAATTTCAAGATAAAAATCATGTAGAGCAGCCAAAGGTGATTTATTTATCTCCTAAAGGGAAAAAATTTGACCAAGAGATGGCTGAGCGTCTTTCGGAGGAGAATGCGCTGATATTATTATGTGGACATTATGAAGGAATCGATCAAAGGGTGATCGATGAAATTGTAACAGATGAAATCTCTATAGGGGACTATGTATTAACTGGTGGGGAAATACCTGCTATGGTTTTAATTGATGCGGTGGCTCGATTAATTCCGGGTGTACTGTCTCAGGATGCTTCCTTTGAAGAAGAAAGTTTTTATTCAGGATTGCTGGAGTACCCTCAATACACGAGACCAAGAGTGTTTCGCGGTAGGAGCGTTCCAGACGTTCTTACCTCTGGAAATCATAGTAAGATTCAGGAGTGGAGAAGAAATCAATCCTTAGAATTAACGTTCCATAGAAGGCCAGATCTTTTAAAGGATTTTATACTTACTAAAAAAGATCAGTTGTTTTTAGAACAAATAAAAAGTAAAAAATAA
- the rplS gene encoding 50S ribosomal protein L19 yields MDILRTLASEQLKKDVPEFSNGDTVKVHVKIKEGSRERIQIFEGIVIKRQGGGIAETFTVRRIASGVGVERTFPVHSPRVEKVEVTRRGQVRRAKLYYLRDRVGKAAFKIKEKRR; encoded by the coding sequence ATGGATATATTAAGAACACTTGCAAGTGAGCAGTTAAAGAAAGATGTTCCTGAATTTTCTAATGGTGATACTGTTAAAGTACATGTTAAGATTAAAGAGGGTAGTAGAGAAAGAATTCAGATTTTTGAAGGTATTGTAATTAAAAGACAAGGTGGAGGAATCGCTGAGACTTTTACAGTTAGAAGAATAGCTTCTGGTGTAGGAGTAGAGAGAACATTCCCAGTGCATTCACCTAGAGTTGAAAAAGTTGAGGTTACAAGAAGAGGTCAAGTTAGAAGAGCTAAACTTTACTATCTACGTGATCGAGTTGGTAAAGCAGCATTCAAAATCAAAGAAAAAAGAAGATAA
- a CDS encoding KH domain-containing protein, translating to MGHLVEVIAKGLVDNPEQVTVTEVEGNQSIIIELKVAPEDMGKVIGKQGRIAKAIRTVVKSAAMKQNKKVIVEIIQ from the coding sequence ATGGGTCATCTAGTAGAAGTTATCGCCAAAGGGTTAGTAGATAACCCAGAGCAAGTTACTGTTACTGAAGTTGAAGGAAATCAATCTATTATCATAGAGCTTAAGGTTGCACCAGAAGACATGGGCAAGGTAATAGGTAAGCAAGGTAGAATTGCGAAGGCAATCAGAACGGTTGTCAAATCTGCCGCTATGAAACAAAATAAAAAAGTGATTGTTGAAATTATTCAATAA
- the rimM gene encoding ribosome maturation factor RimM (Essential for efficient processing of 16S rRNA), with protein sequence MAKMLRVGKITNTHGIKGDLKVLPLTDYFERFEELEWVYIEGFKDKFYIENIKYKPTLVILSFEGYGDINLVEKFKDRYLLIDESQRRILPEDTYYIADIIGLDVFTVKDEYIGKVVDIIQTGSSEVYVIRMNNLKEIMIPSVKEFMPEISLEKKRITIDPIEGMIE encoded by the coding sequence ATGGCCAAAATGTTAAGAGTAGGCAAAATAACGAATACACATGGAATTAAAGGAGACTTAAAGGTACTTCCCCTGACGGATTATTTTGAACGCTTTGAAGAGTTAGAGTGGGTTTATATTGAAGGATTTAAGGATAAGTTCTATATAGAAAATATTAAGTATAAACCGACGCTAGTAATACTGTCCTTTGAAGGTTATGGGGATATTAATTTAGTTGAAAAATTTAAAGATCGATATTTATTGATTGATGAATCTCAACGAAGAATTCTTCCAGAAGATACTTATTATATTGCGGATATCATCGGTTTAGATGTCTTTACGGTAAAGGATGAATATATCGGTAAAGTAGTGGATATTATACAGACAGGATCTAGTGAGGTTTATGTTATTCGAATGAATAATCTGAAAGAGATTATGATACCATCCGTTAAAGAATTTATGCCGGAGATCTCTCTGGAAAAGAAAAGAATCACCATTGATCCGATTGAAGGAATGATAGAATGA
- a CDS encoding YraN family protein, whose protein sequence is MNKKIGAIGEQLAVHYLKNKGYRILDCNYRTRLGEIDIIAILNDTIVFVEVKTRSSGAFGTPSEAVNYKKQMTIRRVSQQYLLSNRIGEDDWNLRFDVIEVQLIEKKYKINHMENAF, encoded by the coding sequence ATGAATAAAAAAATTGGGGCTATAGGCGAGCAATTGGCAGTACATTACCTTAAAAATAAAGGGTATCGTATCTTGGATTGTAACTACCGTACGAGACTGGGTGAAATCGATATCATCGCTATATTAAATGATACGATTGTGTTTGTTGAAGTTAAGACTAGGAGTTCCGGTGCCTTTGGTACCCCATCAGAGGCTGTGAATTATAAAAAGCAGATGACCATAAGAAGGGTTTCTCAGCAGTACCTTCTCAGTAATAGAATTGGAGAAGATGATTGGAATCTTCGATTTGACGTGATAGAAGTACAGCTTATAGAGAAGAAGTACAAAATAAATCATATGGAAAATGCATTTTAA